The proteins below are encoded in one region of Segatella copri:
- a CDS encoding peptidylprolyl isomerase has protein sequence MKFYALIAAMLLSGSIAFAHTDPIVMIIDGQSVKKSEFEYFYQKNHLGNTVDSKSVKVFADGFVNYKLKVQAAKDAHLDTLPNIRRVLKRYDDVESCELMPDKGSVHVAHILLRLGQKAFYHEQEVVERRIDSIYQALCKGADFADLAKKCSDDKGSAVNGGTLAWFTKGQTVQAFEKVAFSLRKGEISRPFMSEFGYHIVKLLDKHDDGNQKKYVADAKVENWQGTYQQQEEVENLLLNEICQRNIWDKAAADKKGLAAFYAKNKKKYKWEMKRLKKMKVNLPRNGEYPDVVLADYQDSLEKQWVAQLKKKYKVVVFHSMLTTLNIH, from the coding sequence GTCAATCTGTCAAGAAGTCGGAATTTGAGTACTTTTATCAGAAAAATCATTTGGGAAATACGGTTGATTCTAAAAGTGTCAAGGTGTTTGCCGATGGCTTTGTTAATTATAAGCTGAAAGTGCAAGCTGCTAAGGATGCTCATCTCGATACTTTGCCTAATATCAGGCGTGTGTTGAAACGATATGATGATGTCGAGTCATGCGAGTTGATGCCCGATAAAGGCAGTGTTCATGTTGCACATATCCTCTTGAGATTGGGACAGAAAGCATTTTACCACGAACAGGAGGTGGTGGAAAGAAGAATCGATTCTATTTATCAGGCTCTTTGCAAAGGTGCAGATTTTGCAGACCTGGCAAAAAAGTGTTCTGATGATAAAGGGTCTGCGGTCAATGGGGGTACTTTGGCATGGTTTACAAAAGGTCAGACTGTGCAGGCTTTTGAAAAAGTAGCTTTCTCTCTGCGAAAGGGTGAGATTAGTAGACCGTTTATGTCTGAGTTTGGTTATCATATCGTCAAGTTGCTGGATAAACATGATGATGGTAATCAGAAAAAATATGTTGCTGATGCTAAGGTAGAAAATTGGCAGGGAACCTACCAGCAGCAGGAGGAAGTAGAAAACCTTTTGCTGAATGAAATCTGCCAGCGTAATATTTGGGATAAGGCTGCTGCTGATAAAAAAGGTCTGGCTGCCTTCTATGCCAAGAATAAGAAAAAATACAAATGGGAAATGAAGCGCCTGAAGAAGATGAAGGTTAATCTGCCCCGGAATGGCGAATACCCGGATGTGGTACTTGCTGACTATCAAGACTCGTTAGAGAAACAATGGGTCGCACAATTGAAGAAGAAATATAAAGTGGTGGTTTTCCATAGCATGTTGACCACTCTCAATATACATTAA